TGTCACGCATGCGGCAACGGCAAAAATTCTCAATCTTTGTTCTTTAGACTATTATCAAGAAGCTATTGACCATATCGCCGCAAAAGTTACCTCACCACGCTTTTTTGTTTTTTCTGACGATCCACAATGGACGCGGAACAATTTGAAAATTGCGTTCCCAACTCAGTACATTGATAGAAACTTTGGATCTCAAAATTACATTGATATGCAGCTAATGGGTCAGTGTAAGCATCACATTATAGCGAATAGTTCATTCAGCTGGTGGGGTGCCTGGTTGAACACAAACCCTAATAAATTGGTGGTTGCTCCTCGCAACTGGTTTGGCAATGGGATAAATGATAGCGATTTGATCCCTCGAGAATGGGTCAGGCTTTGAGGGGGCATCAAAATATGATCTCCGCAGAGCGGGTACCAGTGAGTGTCGTTATACCTTGTTATCGGTGTCACGAATCTATTTCGTCTGCTGTCTGGTCTATTGTCAATCAAACAGTTAAGCCCGCGGAGATTATTCTAGTCGAAGACTTTAGTGATGATAGAGGTAGAACGCTTGCTGCGATTGAAGGGATTAGATCTGAGTTGAACGAATTGATCCGAATCATAGTTTTGCGTCTACCAGAGAATCGAGGTGCAGGTGCGGCACGTAACGCCGGTTGGTCGGCTGCTGGTCAGAATTTCATAGCTTTTTTGGACGCTGATGATACGTGGCATCCTCAAAAGTTAGAAATTCAGATTGCTTGGATGTTGGCGCACCCGACTTATGCACTCACTTGTCATGATTCAGAGATTTCGCGCGGAGACATACCTCCAAATTATACGTTGGAAGCTATCAAGGTGCAGAAAGTGTCACTACTACTAATGTTGTTAAGAAATGAAATTGCGACGCGAACAGTAGTAGTTAGGCGTCAAATAGCGCAACGATTCCCTCTTGGAGCTCGTCGTGCGGAGGATTATCAATTATGGCTGAGGTTATTGCTCAGTGGTGGTTATTCCATGAGGATTTGTGCGCCTCTTGCGCAGTCATACAAAGATGACTTTGGTGTTGGTGGATTGTCTAAAAATCTGTTGGCGATGCATAAGAGTATTTTGTGCTGTTTCGGGGATCTGCGCAGGGATCGATTAATATCAAGCGGGCTATACTATTTTCTAGTTGCCTTTGGAGTACTCAAATATTGGCGACGAGTAGTCGTGATGACCCTCAGGCGTTTTAAAACAACTTGATTAAATTAAGTAGCCATCCTATTTCCGCTTTGGCGTTCAACCGATGAAGGTTAATAGCCCGGCTTTTTTATTTGTGATAACGCAGTTGGTAGGGAGGGCGTTAATAGCGTTTTCACAAATCTACGCAATATACGTTTTTTCAAAAATCCACCAACCGAGTAATGCGGCAGTGATCGTTCTTTATAATGGGGTATTCGGTATGGATTCAAATTTTTGAGTTCGGCGCATCCCAAACTTGACAAAATGGTATTGTATGCCCCGTTTGGGGTGCTCAACCCAGGGTCAGCAACGCGTTGGCGGGTGAATTTCGAAGGTGCTTTTCACATTGCACCACTTCTTTTACTCTACGGTTTTCTGTATAAAGACTGTCATGAAAATCATCCACTTTCATCCTGACACATGTATGGCGTTAAAGTTTGTCGCACCGCTGATGGACGCGGAGCTTGGGGCGGGCCATCAAACTGAATTAGTGTCTTCAAAGCGGTGGTTGGGAAAGGAAAATGTCATCATTCCCTTCGATTTATCGGTTTCAAATTTGCTCGGGTTACCACTGGTGCTCTTGAGAATCAGATCGCATTTGAAAAGGCACCGCCCAGATGTGGTTTTCAGTCACAACACCAAATCTTCACTGCTTCCCTTGCTGGGGGCTTGGTTAGTTGGCGTGCATAAGCGGGTGTATTTCAATCATGGTGTTCCCTTCGTCGGATACCATGGCATTTATCGATGGGCACTTCGCTTAATGGAGCGCTGCAACGTTGGTTTGGCAACGCATGTGCTAACGGTCTCGTCGGATATGCAGGAGCTACTTAAGGATATCAATCCTCGCTTCAGACCGCAAGTCATCAAGCATGGTTCGGCATGTGGCATTGACCTGAGCCCAGTTGTTTGTGAGCGCTTTAGCCGTACTGACTGGCGTCAGACACATGGCTTGCGCGAAGAGGATTTAGTAGTGCTCTTTGCTGGCCGACCCGAGAAACGCAAGGGGTTTGAAATAGTTTTGCGAATATGGGTAGATTATTTTTATGACAAGCAGATTAAACTTGTGCTGTGCGGACCGGTGTCGAATGATGTGCTGAAGTACTTGGATTCAATACCTTCCAACGTAATTTGTCTTGGCTTTGTCGACAACTTAGCGGAAGTGCTTGCAGGTTGCGA
Above is a window of Pseudomonadota bacterium DNA encoding:
- a CDS encoding glycosyltransferase, translating into MKIIHFHPDTCMALKFVAPLMDAELGAGHQTELVSSKRWLGKENVIIPFDLSVSNLLGLPLVLLRIRSHLKRHRPDVVFSHNTKSSLLPLLGAWLVGVHKRVYFNHGVPFVGYHGIYRWALRLMERCNVGLATHVLTVSSDMQELLKDINPRFRPQVIKHGSACGIDLSPVVCERFSRTDWRQTHGLREEDLVVLFAGRPEKRKGFEIVLRIWVDYFYDKQIKLVLCGPVSNDVLKYLDSIPSNVICLGFVDNLAEVLAGCDLLILPSLHEGLSYVCIEAQVAGTLVIANNIIGMRCLIEDGITGFLVENNNIMQYVEIILKIHKKITSTEAIRRQAKENVARFSREHFIPAYLSFLSGLLRE
- a CDS encoding glycosyltransferase family 2 protein, which produces MISAERVPVSVVIPCYRCHESISSAVWSIVNQTVKPAEIILVEDFSDDRGRTLAAIEGIRSELNELIRIIVLRLPENRGAGAARNAGWSAAGQNFIAFLDADDTWHPQKLEIQIAWMLAHPTYALTCHDSEISRGDIPPNYTLEAIKVQKVSLLLMLLRNEIATRTVVVRRQIAQRFPLGARRAEDYQLWLRLLLSGGYSMRICAPLAQSYKDDFGVGGLSKNLLAMHKSILCCFGDLRRDRLISSGLYYFLVAFGVLKYWRRVVVMTLRRFKTT